The genomic interval TGAAAGAGCCCGATAGTTATGGTTCTGCCATTCAGTACGAGCGTCCGCTGCTTGATAGCTTTAGTGAGGCTGATACGCATGCTGGGTCGCTCTGCGGCGATGGCTTCAAAAGCGCTTTCTAGCAAGTGCTTTTTCGGTGCCTGGATATACAGGCGCTCCTCAGGGCGGCTCACCAACCATGTCAAGCCACAGAGCCCCTCAAAGCCTGTGCAGGTTGGTCCCTGGAGATTTACATAGAAACGTTCAAGCATGCTCTCACCTAGGTGACAAACTATGGGCCTTGAATAGCGTAAGACGCAGTTCTTTCAACCCGGTAATTATCCCTTCGTCCGATAAGGTATACCCACCTCGGACACCATGCTCGCCTGTCTTTTTGTCCGACATGGGTTGACTGTAGATTTATCGGACGATATTCCGATTGTATCTTAAACCTTTTCGGACAAAGGTTCTCACATGAAGATTGGCTATGCCCGCGTCTCCTCAACCGGCCAGAATGAGGCAGCACAGGTGGACATCCTCACCCGCAACGGGGCGAACGATTTGTTCATCGAGAAGATGAGCGGCGCCACCAGAGAGGGCCGCGAGAAGCTGGCTGAGGCCATCCGCTTCGCCCGCAAGGGGGATGTGTTGATGGTCACCCGCTTGGACCGGCTGGCTCGCTCTGTCATCGATCTCCACGCCATCAGCCGTGAGCTTGACGCCAAGGGTGTAGACCTCATCGTCACCGAACAGAGCATCGACACCACCACACCCACCGGGCGGCTGATGTTCAACATGCTCGCGGCCATCGCTGAGTTCGAGACCGATCTGCGCAAAGGGCGTCAGCTTGAGGGTATCGCTAAGGCCAAGGAGGAAGGGCGATACAAGGGGCGTCCAGTGACCGTCGATGCAGGGGCTATCAGAGCTGCTTTGGCCGCTGGGGATAAGCCTATGGCGGTTGCAAAGCGGTTCAACGTGGCCCGTTCGACGGTCTATCGGGTGATGAGCGACGTGGTGGTGAAAGCGTAACCTGTGGGCAACCTAATGCGCGCTTTGGATAGGTTGCCAGCGTGTTTGAAGATAGGTGTCTGTTTTTTTTGAGCCGTCCTCCAACGCTGTTCAGGCATGCTTGCCGCTATCCTCTGATTGCTGCCTTCGGTGCCGATGCAACACGCCTTCTATGTCGGCTAATGCGTTTAGCGCACGAAGGCTTTTTGTCGAGACTGGAAACATCGGCTCAACCCATGGCCCGTTCTCAAGCGAAATCAAACCTGAGCGAGTACAGGAAACCGCCAGCGCCCTCGTTTCGTCCTCGGAATGGTTGTGTAGGTGCTGCATCTCATCTTTGACGGTCTGCCATATCTGATGCTTAGTGGCTTCTGTTGGGCGAGGAACAGCCTCAGCGCGTGAAAACTCTCCAAGTAGGAGAACCTCTTCCTTACTTAAGGACGCCAACATGTCCGCGTGCCT from Devosia sp. 2618 carries:
- a CDS encoding recombinase family protein, whose protein sequence is MKIGYARVSSTGQNEAAQVDILTRNGANDLFIEKMSGATREGREKLAEAIRFARKGDVLMVTRLDRLARSVIDLHAISRELDAKGVDLIVTEQSIDTTTPTGRLMFNMLAAIAEFETDLRKGRQLEGIAKAKEEGRYKGRPVTVDAGAIRAALAAGDKPMAVAKRFNVARSTVYRVMSDVVVKA